The following are from one region of the Rhipicephalus microplus isolate Deutch F79 chromosome 1, USDA_Rmic, whole genome shotgun sequence genome:
- the LOC119178720 gene encoding threonine aspartase 1-like has translation MEAVVAVHVGAGFHSPEKLPGYRRLCSAACRRAVGVLERSDGSALEAVAAAVATLEDDPLTNAGFGSNLTSCGRVECDASVMDGRTLGFGAVGALPRVGNPVLVAEALCRAQHAGPLSLGRTPPCFLVGEGALRWAREHVLPNVERTPDALVSAHARRRYVKLKRRLDHCSAEETLARKSPLVPTTLKREADDEPWAADTNVVAPCSSSDSSNPPQLDTVGAVCMDRRGNVAAAVSSGGIWLKHTGRVGQAAVYGCGCWAENAPEGGCAVAVSSSGCGEHLIRTALVRQCAQTLGRSTDDGSVVALDACFRQSFLQSPFLRDTTDRLAGILALRWDPQCGSGDLLWAHTTRSMCYGYMQTGGSRPIFDCSEMPDTMVAGSKVMLGGTPLGTRHLDRDH, from the coding sequence ATGGAAGCCGTGGTTGCCGTCCACGTCGGCGCCGGTTTCCATTCGCCGGAGAAACTGCCCGGCTACCGGCGATTGTGTTCCGCAGCCTGCCGTCGCGCCGTGGGAGTACTAGAGCGCTCGGACGGGAGCGCTCTCGAGGCGGTGGCGGCCGCCGTGGCCACGCTGGAAGACGATCCGCTCACCAATGCGGGGTTTGGTTCCAACCTGACGTCTTGCGGTCGCGTCGAGTGCGACGCCTCGGTTATGGACGGTCGTACCCTGGGATTCGGCGCCGTGGGCGCGCTGCCGCGCGTCGGCAACCCGGTACTCGTGGCCGAGGCACTGTGCCGCGCCCAGCATGCCGGCCCGTTGTCGCTGGGCCGCACGCCGCCCTGCTTCCTGGTCGGTGAGGGAGCGCTGCGCTGGGCGCGCGAACACGTGCTGCCCAACGTGGAACGCACGCCCGATGCCCTGGTGTCCGCCCACGCGCGCAGGCGCTACGTCAAGCTGAAACGCCGGCTCGACCACTGCTCGGCAGAGGAGACCTTGGCGCGCAAGAGCCCCCTGGTCCCCACGACGCTGAAGCGCGAGGCCGACGACGAGCCGTGGGCGGCAGACACGAACGTCGTAGCCCCGTGTTCCAGTTCAGACAGTAGCAATCCGCCGCAGTTGGACACGGTGGGCGCCGTCTGCATGGATCGGCGGGGTAACGTGGCGGCCGCCGTGTCCAGCGGTGGCATCTGGCTCAAGCACACCGGCCGCGTCGGCCAGGCGGCCGTCTACGGGTGCGGCTGTTGGGCCGAGAACGCGCCGGAAGGCGGCTGTGCGGTGGCCGTCTCGAGTTCGGGCTGCGGTGAGCACCTCATTCGCACCGCTCTGGTGCGCCAGTGCGCGCAGACGCTCGGGCGCTCCACTGACGACGGGTCCGTCGTAGCGCTTGACGCTTGTTTCCGGCAGAGTTTTCTGCAGTCGCCATTCCTCAGGGACACCACCGACCGATTGGCAGGAATCCTCGCCCTTCGCTGGGACCCTCAGTGTGGCAGCGGTGATTTGCTGTGGGCCCACACAACGCGTTCCATGTGCTACGGGTACATGCAGACGGGCGGAAGCAGGCCCATATTCGACTGCTCTGAAATGCCAGACACGATGGTTGCTGGGTCCAAGGTAATGCTCGGGGGAACGCCACTTGGAACTCGGCACCTTGACAGAGATCACTGA